A region of Arabidopsis thaliana chromosome 5, partial sequence DNA encodes the following proteins:
- a CDS encoding phosphopantothenate-cysteine ligase-like protein: MEDEISSFFESSPPQKNMEEILENLNEFIKLNSSSQGGRRIVCVTSGGTTVPLEQRCVRYIDNFSSGNRGAASTENFVKAGYAVIFLYRSSYSHLEAVKMAVMDQQTAVAEGSLLKLPFSTIYEYLQMLRLIAEALKDVGPCSMFYLAAAVSDFYVPWKSMTEHKIESGSGPLDIRLAQVPKMLSVLRSNWAPKAFCISFKVNLSLYSLFFLVLILRNPMMYMQILDSA; encoded by the exons ATGGAAGATGAAATTAGTTCGTTTTTCGAATCATCCCCACCTCAGAAGAACATGGAGGAGATTCTAGAGAATCTTAATGAGTTCATCAAACTGAATTCATCGTCACAAG GGGGAAGGAGGATTGTATGTGTGACTTCAGGGGGAACAACGGTTCCATTGGAGCAACGATGTGTTAGGTATATCGATAATTTCAGCTCCGGAAACAGAGGTGCTGCTTCTACTGA GAATTTCGTCAAGGCTGGATATGCTGTGATATTTCTGTATAGGAG TTCATACTCACATTTGGAAGCTGTGAAAATGGCTGTTATGGATCAGCAAACT GCAGTAGCAGAAGGCAGCTTACTAAAACTCCCATTCTCAACCATATATGAGTATCTTCAG ATGTTGCGGTTGATTGCAGAGGCATTGAAAGATGTTGGTCCATGTTCAATGTTTTATCTTGCTGCTGCTGTATCTGACTTCTATGTGCCATGGAAGAGCATG ACAGAGCACAAAATAGAATCAGGATCTGGTCCTTTAGACATAAGACTAGCTCAAGTCCCTAAAATGCTATCAGTCTTGAGATCAAATTGGGCTCCAAAGGCCTTCTGCATATCATTCAAGgtcaatctctctctctattctctATTCTTTCTTGTATTGATTCTCCGAAATCCGATGATGTATATGCAAATTCTTGATTCAGCTTGA
- the UNE18 gene encoding Oxysterol-binding family protein — MASNDPKNGGGFFASLASSITNFGSAMSKSVNGLMGYEGLEVINPEGSTDDAEEEAGRGRWKQEERDGYWKMMQKYIGSDVTSMVTLPVIIFEPMTMLQKMAELMEYSYLLDMADKTEDPYMRMVYASSWAISVYYAYQRTWKPFNPILGETYEMTNHNGINFIAEQVCHHPPMSAGHAENEHFAYDCTSKLKTKFLGNSIDVYPVGRTRVTLKRDGVVLDLVPPLTKVHNLIFGRTWVDSPGEMVMTNLTTGDKVVLYFQPCGWFGSGRYEVDGYVYNSAEEPKMLMTGKWNESLSYQPCDAEGEPLPGTELKEVLSISLL; from the exons ATGGCTTCTAACGATCCAAAAAACGGCGGCGGTTTCTTCGCCTCTCTTGCTTCATCCATCACCAATTTCGGATCGGCCATGAGTAAATCAGTGAACGg TTTGATGGGATATGAAGGGCTTGAAGTGATTAATCCAGAAGGAAGTACAGACGatgcagaggaagaagcaggGAGAGGAAGATGGAAGCAAGAG GAACGTGATGGCTATTGGAAGATGATGCAGAAGTATATAGGGTCTGATGTTACATCTATGGTTACTCTTCCTGTGATCATTTTTGAACCCATGACAATGTTGCAGAAAATGGCTGAG TTGATGGAATACTCATATTTGCTAGACATGGCTGACAAAACTGAAGATCCTTACATGCGTATGGTATATGCAT CATCATGGGCTATATCTGTGTATTACGCCTACCAGCGTACCTGGAAGCCGTTCAATCCAATTCTCGGTGAGACTTATGAGATGACTAATCATAATGGGATCAATTTTATAGCTGAACAG GTCTGCCATCACCCACCAATGAGTGCTGGTCATGCTGAAAACGAGCATTTCGCTTACGATTGCACTTCAAAACTGAAAACGAAATTCCTAGGCAACTCAATTGATGTCTACCCAGTAGGAAG GACACGAGTGACACTTAAAAGAGATGGTGTCGTTCTTGATCTTGTACCTCCACTGACAAAGGTTCATAACCTTATCTTCGGTCGAACATGGGTCGATTCGCCAGGAGAGATGGTCATGACGAACCTGACCACTGGTGACAAAGTGGTGCTTTACTTTCAACCATGTGGCTGGTTTGG ATCTGGACGATATGAAGTGGACGGTTACGTGTATAATTCAGCTGAAGAGCCCAAGATGCTAATGACCGGAAAATGGAACGAGTCCTTGAGTTATCAGCCATGTGATGCGGAAGGCGAACCTCTTCCAGGCACCGAACTGAAGGAGGTTTTATCAATTTCTCTCCTCTAA
- a CDS encoding phosphopantothenate-cysteine ligase-like protein, whose product MVMVVFNIGLLCESLGELANRIVDLFPMIHSLNVLSFLIRLTFKAVAEGSLLKLPFSTIYEYLQMLRLIAEALKDVGPCSMFYLAAAVSDFYVPWKSMTEHKIESGSGPLDIRLAQVPKMLSVLRSNWAPKAFCISFKLETDSKILMEKATKALRKYKVHAVVANELSTRKEEVVVVSSSGNVVVRRECDKPESFVEDNLIRLIVDRHSTYIKESHN is encoded by the exons aTGGTTATGGTGGTTTTTAATATCGGTTTATTATGTGAATCTTTAGGGGAACTTGCCAACCGTATTGTCGATCTCTTCCCGATGATCCATTCCTtgaatgttttgagttttctgaTAAGACTAACATTCAAG GCAGTAGCAGAAGGCAGCTTACTAAAACTCCCATTCTCAACCATATATGAGTATCTTCAG ATGTTGCGGTTGATTGCAGAGGCATTGAAAGATGTTGGTCCATGTTCAATGTTTTATCTTGCTGCTGCTGTATCTGACTTCTATGTGCCATGGAAGAGCATG ACAGAGCACAAAATAGAATCAGGATCTGGTCCTTTAGACATAAGACTAGCTCAAGTCCCTAAAATGCTATCAGTCTTGAGATCAAATTGGGCTCCAAAGGCCTTCTGCATATCATTCAAG CTTGAGACAGACTCAAAGATTCTGATGGAGAAGGCTACAAAGGCTctaagaaaatacaaagtgCACGCAGTTGTAGCCAATGAGCTATCAACCCGTAAGGAAGAAGTTGTGGTTGTTTCAAGCAGCGGTAATGTTGTGGTTAGACGCGAATGCGATAAGCCTGAATCTTTTGTTGAAGATAATCTCATTCGTCTCATCGTAGATCGACATTCAACATACATCAAAGAATCTCACAACTGA
- the UNE18 gene encoding Oxysterol-binding family protein produces MVFFLSLMGYEGLEVINPEGSTDDAEEEAGRGRWKQEERDGYWKMMQKYIGSDVTSMVTLPVIIFEPMTMLQKMAELMEYSYLLDMADKTEDPYMRMVYASSWAISVYYAYQRTWKPFNPILGETYEMTNHNGINFIAEQVCHHPPMSAGHAENEHFAYDCTSKLKTKFLGNSIDVYPVGRTRVTLKRDGVVLDLVPPLTKVHNLIFGRTWVDSPGEMVMTNLTTGDKVVLYFQPCGWFGSGRYEVDGYVYNSAEEPKMLMTGKWNESLSYQPCDAEGEPLPGTELKEVWKVAEAPKNDKYQYTHFAHKINSFDTAPKKLLSSDSRLRPDRYALEMGDMSKSGFEKSSLEDRQRAEKKSREEKGQKFAPKWFDETEEVTPTPWGDLEVYQFNGKYSVHRATAENSEDTTDVKLTQFNPWQFQDLSA; encoded by the exons atggTGTTTTTTCTCAGTTTGATGGGATATGAAGGGCTTGAAGTGATTAATCCAGAAGGAAGTACAGACGatgcagaggaagaagcaggGAGAGGAAGATGGAAGCAAGAG GAACGTGATGGCTATTGGAAGATGATGCAGAAGTATATAGGGTCTGATGTTACATCTATGGTTACTCTTCCTGTGATCATTTTTGAACCCATGACAATGTTGCAGAAAATGGCTGAG TTGATGGAATACTCATATTTGCTAGACATGGCTGACAAAACTGAAGATCCTTACATGCGTATGGTATATGCAT CATCATGGGCTATATCTGTGTATTACGCCTACCAGCGTACCTGGAAGCCGTTCAATCCAATTCTCGGTGAGACTTATGAGATGACTAATCATAATGGGATCAATTTTATAGCTGAACAG GTCTGCCATCACCCACCAATGAGTGCTGGTCATGCTGAAAACGAGCATTTCGCTTACGATTGCACTTCAAAACTGAAAACGAAATTCCTAGGCAACTCAATTGATGTCTACCCAGTAGGAAG GACACGAGTGACACTTAAAAGAGATGGTGTCGTTCTTGATCTTGTACCTCCACTGACAAAGGTTCATAACCTTATCTTCGGTCGAACATGGGTCGATTCGCCAGGAGAGATGGTCATGACGAACCTGACCACTGGTGACAAAGTGGTGCTTTACTTTCAACCATGTGGCTGGTTTGG ATCTGGACGATATGAAGTGGACGGTTACGTGTATAATTCAGCTGAAGAGCCCAAGATGCTAATGACCGGAAAATGGAACGAGTCCTTGAGTTATCAGCCATGTGATGCGGAAGGCGAACCTCTTCCAGGCACCGAACTGAAGGAG GTGTGGAAGGTTGCTGAAGCTCCAAAGAACGATAAATACCAATACACACATTTTGCTCACAAGATCAATAGTTTTGACACTGCCCCTAAAAAGCTACTGTCATCTGATTCACGTCTACGTCCTGATAGATACGCGCTGGAGATGGGTGATATGTCCAAATCTGGATTCGAAAAGAGCAG ccTAGAGGATAGACAAAGAGCTGAGAAgaaaagcagagaagagaaaggcCAAAAATTTGCTCCAAAATGGTTTgatgaaacagaagaagtcaCTCCTACACCATGGGGTGATCTCGAAGTTTACCAATTCAATGGAAAGTACTCGGTGCACCGCGCCACAGCTGAAAACTCTGAGGATACAACCGATGTGAAGTTGACCCAATTCAACCCTTGGCAATTCCAAGATCTCTCTGCTTAA
- the UNE18 gene encoding Oxysterol-binding family protein (UNFERTILIZED EMBRYO SAC 18 (UNE18); CONTAINS InterPro DOMAIN/s: Oxysterol-binding protein, conserved site (InterPro:IPR018494), Oxysterol-binding protein (InterPro:IPR000648); BEST Arabidopsis thaliana protein match is: OSBP(oxysterol binding protein)-related protein 3B (TAIR:AT3G09300.1); Has 2336 Blast hits to 2302 proteins in 216 species: Archae - 0; Bacteria - 0; Metazoa - 1125; Fungi - 658; Plants - 280; Viruses - 0; Other Eukaryotes - 273 (source: NCBI BLink).) — protein sequence MASNDPKNGGGFFASLASSITNFGSAMSKSVNGLMGYEGLEVINPEGSTDDAEEEAGRGRWKQEERDGYWKMMQKYIGSDVTSMVTLPVIIFEPMTMLQKMAELMEYSYLLDMADKTEDPYMRMVYASSWAISVYYAYQRTWKPFNPILGETYEMTNHNGINFIAEQVCHHPPMSAGHAENEHFAYDCTSKLKTKFLGNSIDVYPVGRTRVTLKRDGVVLDLVPPLTKVHNLIFGRTWVDSPGEMVMTNLTTGDKVVLYFQPCGWFGSGRYEVDGYVYNSAEEPKMLMTGKWNESLSYQPCDAEGEPLPGTELKEVWKVAEAPKNDKYQYTHFAHKINSFDTAPKKLLSSDSRLRPDRYALEMGDMSKSGFEKSSLEDRQRAEKKSREEKGQKFAPKWFDETEEVTPTPWGDLEVYQFNGKYSVHRATAENSEDTTDVKLTQFNPWQFQDLSA from the exons ATGGCTTCTAACGATCCAAAAAACGGCGGCGGTTTCTTCGCCTCTCTTGCTTCATCCATCACCAATTTCGGATCGGCCATGAGTAAATCAGTGAACGg TTTGATGGGATATGAAGGGCTTGAAGTGATTAATCCAGAAGGAAGTACAGACGatgcagaggaagaagcaggGAGAGGAAGATGGAAGCAAGAG GAACGTGATGGCTATTGGAAGATGATGCAGAAGTATATAGGGTCTGATGTTACATCTATGGTTACTCTTCCTGTGATCATTTTTGAACCCATGACAATGTTGCAGAAAATGGCTGAG TTGATGGAATACTCATATTTGCTAGACATGGCTGACAAAACTGAAGATCCTTACATGCGTATGGTATATGCAT CATCATGGGCTATATCTGTGTATTACGCCTACCAGCGTACCTGGAAGCCGTTCAATCCAATTCTCGGTGAGACTTATGAGATGACTAATCATAATGGGATCAATTTTATAGCTGAACAG GTCTGCCATCACCCACCAATGAGTGCTGGTCATGCTGAAAACGAGCATTTCGCTTACGATTGCACTTCAAAACTGAAAACGAAATTCCTAGGCAACTCAATTGATGTCTACCCAGTAGGAAG GACACGAGTGACACTTAAAAGAGATGGTGTCGTTCTTGATCTTGTACCTCCACTGACAAAGGTTCATAACCTTATCTTCGGTCGAACATGGGTCGATTCGCCAGGAGAGATGGTCATGACGAACCTGACCACTGGTGACAAAGTGGTGCTTTACTTTCAACCATGTGGCTGGTTTGG ATCTGGACGATATGAAGTGGACGGTTACGTGTATAATTCAGCTGAAGAGCCCAAGATGCTAATGACCGGAAAATGGAACGAGTCCTTGAGTTATCAGCCATGTGATGCGGAAGGCGAACCTCTTCCAGGCACCGAACTGAAGGAG GTGTGGAAGGTTGCTGAAGCTCCAAAGAACGATAAATACCAATACACACATTTTGCTCACAAGATCAATAGTTTTGACACTGCCCCTAAAAAGCTACTGTCATCTGATTCACGTCTACGTCCTGATAGATACGCGCTGGAGATGGGTGATATGTCCAAATCTGGATTCGAAAAGAGCAG ccTAGAGGATAGACAAAGAGCTGAGAAgaaaagcagagaagagaaaggcCAAAAATTTGCTCCAAAATGGTTTgatgaaacagaagaagtcaCTCCTACACCATGGGGTGATCTCGAAGTTTACCAATTCAATGGAAAGTACTCGGTGCACCGCGCCACAGCTGAAAACTCTGAGGATACAACCGATGTGAAGTTGACCCAATTCAACCCTTGGCAATTCCAAGATCTCTCTGCTTAA
- a CDS encoding phosphopantothenate-cysteine ligase-like protein translates to MDIKCVFLLSMVANYVSLYITLLVFSSYSHLEAVKMAVMDQQTAVAEGSLLKLPFSTIYEYLQMLRLIAEALKDVGPCSMFYLAAAVSDFYVPWKSMTEHKIESGSGPLDIRLAQVPKMLSVLRSNWAPKAFCISFKLETDSKILMEKATKALRKYKVHAVVANELSTRKEEVVVVSSSGNVVVRRECDKPESFVEDNLIRLIVDRHSTYIKESHN, encoded by the exons ATGGATATTAAGTGTGTGTTTCTGCTCTCTATGGTTGCAAATTATGTGTCTTTATACATCACTTTGTTGGTTTTCAGTTCATACTCACATTTGGAAGCTGTGAAAATGGCTGTTATGGATCAGCAAACT GCAGTAGCAGAAGGCAGCTTACTAAAACTCCCATTCTCAACCATATATGAGTATCTTCAG ATGTTGCGGTTGATTGCAGAGGCATTGAAAGATGTTGGTCCATGTTCAATGTTTTATCTTGCTGCTGCTGTATCTGACTTCTATGTGCCATGGAAGAGCATG ACAGAGCACAAAATAGAATCAGGATCTGGTCCTTTAGACATAAGACTAGCTCAAGTCCCTAAAATGCTATCAGTCTTGAGATCAAATTGGGCTCCAAAGGCCTTCTGCATATCATTCAAG CTTGAGACAGACTCAAAGATTCTGATGGAGAAGGCTACAAAGGCTctaagaaaatacaaagtgCACGCAGTTGTAGCCAATGAGCTATCAACCCGTAAGGAAGAAGTTGTGGTTGTTTCAAGCAGCGGTAATGTTGTGGTTAGACGCGAATGCGATAAGCCTGAATCTTTTGTTGAAGATAATCTCATTCGTCTCATCGTAGATCGACATTCAACATACATCAAAGAATCTCACAACTGA
- a CDS encoding phosphopantothenate-cysteine ligase-like protein: MEDEISSFFESSPPQKNMEEILENLNEFIKLNSSSQGGRRIVCVTSGGTTVPLEQRCVRYIDNFSSGNRGAASTENFVKAGYAVIFLYRSSYSHLEAVKMAVMDQQTAVAEGSLLKLPFSTIYEYLQMLRLIAEALKDVGPCSMFYLAAAVSDFYVPWKSMTEHKIESGSGPLDIRLAQVPKMLSVLRSNWAPKAFCISFKLETDSKILMEKATKALRKYKVHAVVANELSTRKEEVVVVSSSGNVVVRRECDKPESFVEDNLIRLIVDRHSTYIKESHN; encoded by the exons ATGGAAGATGAAATTAGTTCGTTTTTCGAATCATCCCCACCTCAGAAGAACATGGAGGAGATTCTAGAGAATCTTAATGAGTTCATCAAACTGAATTCATCGTCACAAG GGGGAAGGAGGATTGTATGTGTGACTTCAGGGGGAACAACGGTTCCATTGGAGCAACGATGTGTTAGGTATATCGATAATTTCAGCTCCGGAAACAGAGGTGCTGCTTCTACTGA GAATTTCGTCAAGGCTGGATATGCTGTGATATTTCTGTATAGGAG TTCATACTCACATTTGGAAGCTGTGAAAATGGCTGTTATGGATCAGCAAACT GCAGTAGCAGAAGGCAGCTTACTAAAACTCCCATTCTCAACCATATATGAGTATCTTCAG ATGTTGCGGTTGATTGCAGAGGCATTGAAAGATGTTGGTCCATGTTCAATGTTTTATCTTGCTGCTGCTGTATCTGACTTCTATGTGCCATGGAAGAGCATG ACAGAGCACAAAATAGAATCAGGATCTGGTCCTTTAGACATAAGACTAGCTCAAGTCCCTAAAATGCTATCAGTCTTGAGATCAAATTGGGCTCCAAAGGCCTTCTGCATATCATTCAAG CTTGAGACAGACTCAAAGATTCTGATGGAGAAGGCTACAAAGGCTctaagaaaatacaaagtgCACGCAGTTGTAGCCAATGAGCTATCAACCCGTAAGGAAGAAGTTGTGGTTGTTTCAAGCAGCGGTAATGTTGTGGTTAGACGCGAATGCGATAAGCCTGAATCTTTTGTTGAAGATAATCTCATTCGTCTCATCGTAGATCGACATTCAACATACATCAAAGAATCTCACAACTGA
- a CDS encoding phosphopantothenate-cysteine ligase-like protein (DNA / pantothenate metabolism flavoprotein; CONTAINS InterPro DOMAIN/s: DNA/pantothenate metabolism flavoprotein, C-terminal (InterPro:IPR007085); BEST Arabidopsis thaliana protein match is: 4-phospho-panto-thenoylcysteine synthetase (TAIR:AT1G12350.1); Has 1189 Blast hits to 1160 proteins in 540 species: Archae - 65; Bacteria - 597; Metazoa - 129; Fungi - 134; Plants - 69; Viruses - 5; Other Eukaryotes - 190 (source: NCBI BLink).): MEEILENLNEFIKLNSSSQGGRRIVCVTSGGTTVPLEQRCVRYIDNFSSGNRGAASTENFVKAGYAVIFLYRRGTCQPYCRSLPDDPFLECFEFSDKTNIQGSLLKLPFSTIYEYLQMLRLIAEALKDVGPCSMFYLAAAVSDFYVPWKSMTEHKIESGSGPLDIRLAQVPKMLSVLRSNWAPKAFCISFKLETDSKILMEKATKALRKYKVHAVVANELSTRKEEVVVVSSSGNVVVRRECDKPESFVEDNLIRLIVDRHSTYIKESHN; this comes from the exons ATGGAGGAGATTCTAGAGAATCTTAATGAGTTCATCAAACTGAATTCATCGTCACAAG GGGGAAGGAGGATTGTATGTGTGACTTCAGGGGGAACAACGGTTCCATTGGAGCAACGATGTGTTAGGTATATCGATAATTTCAGCTCCGGAAACAGAGGTGCTGCTTCTACTGA GAATTTCGTCAAGGCTGGATATGCTGTGATATTTCTGTATAGGAG GGGAACTTGCCAACCGTATTGTCGATCTCTTCCCGATGATCCATTCCTtgaatgttttgagttttctgaTAAGACTAACATTCAAG GCAGCTTACTAAAACTCCCATTCTCAACCATATATGAGTATCTTCAG ATGTTGCGGTTGATTGCAGAGGCATTGAAAGATGTTGGTCCATGTTCAATGTTTTATCTTGCTGCTGCTGTATCTGACTTCTATGTGCCATGGAAGAGCATG ACAGAGCACAAAATAGAATCAGGATCTGGTCCTTTAGACATAAGACTAGCTCAAGTCCCTAAAATGCTATCAGTCTTGAGATCAAATTGGGCTCCAAAGGCCTTCTGCATATCATTCAAG CTTGAGACAGACTCAAAGATTCTGATGGAGAAGGCTACAAAGGCTctaagaaaatacaaagtgCACGCAGTTGTAGCCAATGAGCTATCAACCCGTAAGGAAGAAGTTGTGGTTGTTTCAAGCAGCGGTAATGTTGTGGTTAGACGCGAATGCGATAAGCCTGAATCTTTTGTTGAAGATAATCTCATTCGTCTCATCGTAGATCGACATTCAACATACATCAAAGAATCTCACAACTGA
- a CDS encoding uncharacterized protein (unknown protein; Has 30 Blast hits to 30 proteins in 10 species: Archae - 0; Bacteria - 0; Metazoa - 0; Fungi - 0; Plants - 30; Viruses - 0; Other Eukaryotes - 0 (source: NCBI BLink).): MEGLIPFLYKAIVMYKREGSFSSVLLSDHHSPSNAGYYMRLPGDSSSRFRTSDLRRFGTDRFGMLETTPSSSPSRVSTRNITKRT, encoded by the coding sequence atggagggTTTGATTCCATTTTTGTACAAAGCCATTGTTATGTATAAAAGAGAAGGAAGCTTTTCGTCGGTTTTGCTCAGCGATCATCACTCTCCTTCTAACGCCGGTTATTACATGCGACTTCCTGGCGACTCGTCTAGTAGGTTTCGAACGTCCGATCTCCGACGATTTGGGACGGACCGTTTTGGAATGCTCGAAACGACGCCGTCATCTTCGCCTTCTCGTGTTTCCACTAGGAACATCACCAAACGTACGTAA
- a CDS encoding phosphopantothenate-cysteine ligase-like protein produces the protein MEDEISSFFESSPPQKNMEEILENLNEFIKLNSSSQGGRRIVCVTSGGTTVPLEQRCVRYIDNFSSGNRGAASTENFVKAGYAVIFLYRRGTCQPYCRSLPDDPFLECFEFSDKTNIQVHGLWILSVSYSHLEAVKMAVMDQQTAVAEGSLLKLPFSTIYEYLQMLRLIAEALKDVGPCSMFYLAAAVSDFYVPWKSMTEHKIESGSGPLDIRLAQVPKMLSVLRSNWAPKAFCISFKLETDSKILMEKATKALRKYKVHAVVANELSTRKEEVVVVSSSGNVVVRRECDKPESFVEDNLIRLIVDRHSTYIKESHN, from the exons ATGGAAGATGAAATTAGTTCGTTTTTCGAATCATCCCCACCTCAGAAGAACATGGAGGAGATTCTAGAGAATCTTAATGAGTTCATCAAACTGAATTCATCGTCACAAG GGGGAAGGAGGATTGTATGTGTGACTTCAGGGGGAACAACGGTTCCATTGGAGCAACGATGTGTTAGGTATATCGATAATTTCAGCTCCGGAAACAGAGGTGCTGCTTCTACTGA GAATTTCGTCAAGGCTGGATATGCTGTGATATTTCTGTATAGGAG GGGAACTTGCCAACCGTATTGTCGATCTCTTCCCGATGATCCATTCCTtgaatgttttgagttttctgaTAAGACTAACATTCAAG TTCATGGTTTATGGATATTAAGTGT TTCATACTCACATTTGGAAGCTGTGAAAATGGCTGTTATGGATCAGCAAACT GCAGTAGCAGAAGGCAGCTTACTAAAACTCCCATTCTCAACCATATATGAGTATCTTCAG ATGTTGCGGTTGATTGCAGAGGCATTGAAAGATGTTGGTCCATGTTCAATGTTTTATCTTGCTGCTGCTGTATCTGACTTCTATGTGCCATGGAAGAGCATG ACAGAGCACAAAATAGAATCAGGATCTGGTCCTTTAGACATAAGACTAGCTCAAGTCCCTAAAATGCTATCAGTCTTGAGATCAAATTGGGCTCCAAAGGCCTTCTGCATATCATTCAAG CTTGAGACAGACTCAAAGATTCTGATGGAGAAGGCTACAAAGGCTctaagaaaatacaaagtgCACGCAGTTGTAGCCAATGAGCTATCAACCCGTAAGGAAGAAGTTGTGGTTGTTTCAAGCAGCGGTAATGTTGTGGTTAGACGCGAATGCGATAAGCCTGAATCTTTTGTTGAAGATAATCTCATTCGTCTCATCGTAGATCGACATTCAACATACATCAAAGAATCTCACAACTGA
- a CDS encoding phosphopantothenate-cysteine ligase-like protein: MEDEISSFFESSPPQKNMEEILENLNEFIKLNSSSQGGRRIVCVTSGGTTVPLEQRCVRYIDNFSSGNRGAASTENFVKAGYAVIFLYRRGTCQPYCRSLPDDPFLECFEFSDKTNIQGSYSHLEAVKMAVMDQQTAVAEGSLLKLPFSTIYEYLQMLRLIAEALKDVGPCSMFYLAAAVSDFYVPWKSMTEHKIESGSGPLDIRLAQVPKMLSVLRSNWAPKAFCISFKLETDSKILMEKATKALRKYKVHAVVANELSTRKEEVVVVSSSGNVVVRRECDKPESFVEDNLIRLIVDRHSTYIKESHN; this comes from the exons ATGGAAGATGAAATTAGTTCGTTTTTCGAATCATCCCCACCTCAGAAGAACATGGAGGAGATTCTAGAGAATCTTAATGAGTTCATCAAACTGAATTCATCGTCACAAG GGGGAAGGAGGATTGTATGTGTGACTTCAGGGGGAACAACGGTTCCATTGGAGCAACGATGTGTTAGGTATATCGATAATTTCAGCTCCGGAAACAGAGGTGCTGCTTCTACTGA GAATTTCGTCAAGGCTGGATATGCTGTGATATTTCTGTATAGGAG GGGAACTTGCCAACCGTATTGTCGATCTCTTCCCGATGATCCATTCCTtgaatgttttgagttttctgaTAAGACTAACATTCAAGG TTCATACTCACATTTGGAAGCTGTGAAAATGGCTGTTATGGATCAGCAAACT GCAGTAGCAGAAGGCAGCTTACTAAAACTCCCATTCTCAACCATATATGAGTATCTTCAG ATGTTGCGGTTGATTGCAGAGGCATTGAAAGATGTTGGTCCATGTTCAATGTTTTATCTTGCTGCTGCTGTATCTGACTTCTATGTGCCATGGAAGAGCATG ACAGAGCACAAAATAGAATCAGGATCTGGTCCTTTAGACATAAGACTAGCTCAAGTCCCTAAAATGCTATCAGTCTTGAGATCAAATTGGGCTCCAAAGGCCTTCTGCATATCATTCAAG CTTGAGACAGACTCAAAGATTCTGATGGAGAAGGCTACAAAGGCTctaagaaaatacaaagtgCACGCAGTTGTAGCCAATGAGCTATCAACCCGTAAGGAAGAAGTTGTGGTTGTTTCAAGCAGCGGTAATGTTGTGGTTAGACGCGAATGCGATAAGCCTGAATCTTTTGTTGAAGATAATCTCATTCGTCTCATCGTAGATCGACATTCAACATACATCAAAGAATCTCACAACTGA